A genomic stretch from Candidatus Woesearchaeota archaeon includes:
- a CDS encoding thioredoxin domain-containing protein: MNIFDKRRNWKIITLKLSIILIILLMLVFVISFDKKIYNKYESFTGHFNLDYDLLIESPIITPINGIITFGNPNATLTIIGFIDYESPFSKKFHEKVYSKIKEEYIDTGLVNYVVIDNPLLNIHKKSLLYAQAVHCADEQGMSEEYHNLLLTKKTVTEIDVDMFAQNLSLNYTQFRECINTKKYEFDILEEIGYAENNNIIRNPTIIIDNVKIEGVKTFKEIDKIIKEKLNID; this comes from the coding sequence ATGAATATATTTGATAAAAGACGAAACTGGAAAATTATAACATTGAAATTGAGTATTATTTTAATTATTCTTTTAATGTTAGTTTTTGTAATTAGTTTTGATAAAAAAATTTATAATAAATATGAGTCATTTACTGGCCATTTTAACTTGGATTATGATTTGTTAATTGAATCTCCGATAATCACTCCAATTAATGGAATTATAACTTTCGGGAATCCTAATGCAACTCTTACTATTATTGGTTTTATAGATTATGAGTCTCCTTTCTCTAAAAAATTTCATGAGAAAGTATATAGTAAGATTAAAGAAGAATATATTGATACGGGTCTTGTGAATTATGTTGTTATTGATAATCCTCTATTAAATATTCATAAAAAATCTTTACTTTATGCACAAGCAGTTCATTGCGCAGATGAACAAGGTATGTCTGAGGAGTACCACAATTTATTGCTTACTAAAAAAACAGTTACTGAAATTGATGTTGATATGTTTGCTCAAAATTTATCTTTGAATTATACACAATTTAGAGAGTGTATTAATACAAAAAAATATGAATTTGACATTTTAGAAGAAATAGGATATGCAGAGAATAATAATATTATTCGAAATCCTACTATAATTATTGATAATGTGAAAATTGAAGGAGTTAAAACTTTCAAAGAAATTGATAAAATTATTAAAGAAAAATTAAATATTGATTAA
- a CDS encoding DUF192 domain-containing protein, producing MAKLTHKKKVILPEMKYATSIFDIGKGLMFANKKKIEKGMCLVMPTRKNQKYVSAVTMFFCFHPMDIIFINKEFEVVDNITLNPWKSSYVPKKPCKYVIESTKDKFKNITIGEKVKLEI from the coding sequence ATGGCAAAATTAACACATAAAAAAAAAGTAATTCTACCTGAGATGAAGTATGCTACATCAATATTTGATATTGGTAAAGGTTTGATGTTTGCAAATAAAAAAAAAATTGAAAAAGGAATGTGTTTAGTTATGCCAACAAGAAAAAATCAAAAATATGTGAGTGCAGTTACAATGTTTTTTTGTTTTCATCCAATGGATATAATTTTTATTAACAAAGAATTCGAAGTAGTAGATAATATAACCCTAAATCCTTGGAAGTCTTCATATGTACCAAAAAAACCTTGCAAATATGTAATTGAATCTACAAAAGATAAATTTAAAAATATAACTATTGGAGAAAAAGTAAAACTAGAAATTTAA